A stretch of Mastomys coucha isolate ucsf_1 unplaced genomic scaffold, UCSF_Mcou_1 pScaffold3, whole genome shotgun sequence DNA encodes these proteins:
- the LOC116075272 gene encoding nucleolar and coiled-body phosphoprotein 1-like isoform X2: MKKAAASENTMKKVAASENTLKKAAASENTLKKSAVSENTLKKSAASENTLKKSAASENTLKKSAAGENTLKKAAPSMNTLKKSAASMNTLKKVAPSMNTLKKSAASENTLKKKAPSMNTLKKAAASENTLKKKAPSENTLKKAAASENTLKKKAPSMNTLKKSAAGENTLKKSAPSMNTLKKSAASENTLKKSAAGENTLKKAAPSMNTLKKSAPSMNTLKKAAASENTLKKAAASENTLKKAAPSMNTLKKSAPSMNTLKKSAPSMNTLKKSAAGENTLKKAAAGENTLKKAAPSMNTLKKSAPSMNTLKKSAPSMNTLKKSAASENTLKKSAASENTLKKAAPSMNTLKKSAAGENTLKKSAPSMNTLKKSAASENTLKKSAPSMNTLKKAAASENTLKKAAAGENTLKKAAPSMNTLKKAAPSMNTLKKSAPSMNTLKKKAAASENTLKVLLIMPGHSCSVQVTTAFTPKREKQPGK, translated from the exons ATGAAGAAAGCAGCAGCCAGTGAGAACACAATGAAGAAAGTAGCAGCCAGtgagaacacactgaagaaagcagcagccagtgagaacacactgaagaaatcagCAGTCAGTGAGAACACCTTGAAGAAATCAGCTGCCAGtgagaacacactgaagaaatcagCAGCCAGtgagaacacactgaagaaatcagCAGCCGGtgagaacacactgaagaaagCAGCACCCAGTatgaacacactgaagaaatcagCTGCCAGTATGAACACACTGAAGAAAGTAGCACCCAGTatgaacacactgaagaaatcagCAGCCAGtgagaacacactgaagaaaaaagCACCCAGTATGAACACACTGAAGAAAGCAGCAGCCAGtgagaacacactgaagaaaaaagCACCCAGtgagaacacactgaagaaagcagcagccagtgagaacacactgaagaaaaaagCACCCAGTatgaacacactgaagaaatcagCAGCCGGTGAGAATACACTGAAGAAATCAGCACCCAGTatgaacacactgaagaaatcagCAGCCAGtgagaacacactgaagaaatcagCAGCCGGtgagaacacactgaagaaagCAGCACCCAGTatgaacacactgaagaaatcagCACCCAGTATGAACACACTGAAGAAAGCAGCAGCCAGTGAGAACACACTGAAAAAAGCAGCAGCCAGtgagaacacactgaagaaagCAGCACCCAGTatgaacacactgaagaaatcagCACCCAGTatgaacacactgaagaaatcagCACCCAGTatgaacacactgaagaaatcagCAGCCGGTGAGAACACACTGAAAAAAGCAGCAGCCGGtgagaacacactgaagaaagCAGCACCCAGTatgaacacactgaagaaatcagCACCCAGTatgaacacactgaagaaatcagCACCCAGTatgaacacactgaagaaatcagCAGCCAGCgagaacacactgaagaa ATCAGCAGCCAGtgagaacacactgaagaaagCAGCACCCAGTatgaacacactgaagaaatcagCAGCCGGtgagaacacactgaagaaatcagCACCCAGTatgaacacactgaagaaatcagCAGCCAGtgagaacacactgaagaaatcagCACCCAGTATGAACACACTGAAGAAAGCAGCGGCCAGtgagaacacactgaagaaagCAGCAGCCGGtgagaacacactgaagaaagCAGCACCCAGTATGAACACACTGAAGAAAGCAGCACCCAGTatgaacacactgaagaaatcagCACCCAGTatgaacacactgaagaaaaaagCAGCAGCCAGTGAGAACACACTGAAGGTCTTGTTGATCATGCCTGGGCATAGTTGCTCTGTACAGGTCACCACAGCCTTCACTCCCAAGAGGGAAAAACAACCTGGAAAGTAA
- the LOC116075272 gene encoding nucleolar and coiled-body phosphoprotein 1-like isoform X1 → MKKAAASENTMKKVAASENTLKKAAASENTLKKSAVSENTLKKSAASENTLKKSAASENTLKKSAAGENTLKKAAPSMNTLKKSAASMNTLKKVAPSMNTLKKSAASENTLKKKAPSMNTLKKAAASENTLKKKAPSENTLKKAAASENTLKKKAPSMNTLKKSAAGENTLKKSAPSMNTLKKSAASENTLKKSAAGENTLKKAAPSMNTLKKSAPSMNTLKKAAASENTLKKAAASENTLKKAAPSMNTLKKSAPSMNTLKKSAPSMNTLKKSAAGENTLKKAAAGENTLKKAAPSMNTLKKSAPSMNTLKKSAPSMNTLKKSAASENTLKKSAASENTLKKSAPSMNTLKKSAASENTLKKSAPSMNTRKKSAASENTLKKAAPSMNTLKKSAAGENTLKKSAPSMNTLKKSAASENTLKKSAPSMNTLKKAAASENTLKKAAAGENTLKKAAPSMNTLKKAAPSMNTLKKSAPSMNTLKKKAAASENTLKVLLIMPGHSCSVQVTTAFTPKREKQPGK, encoded by the exons ATGAAGAAAGCAGCAGCCAGTGAGAACACAATGAAGAAAGTAGCAGCCAGtgagaacacactgaagaaagcagcagccagtgagaacacactgaagaaatcagCAGTCAGTGAGAACACCTTGAAGAAATCAGCTGCCAGtgagaacacactgaagaaatcagCAGCCAGtgagaacacactgaagaaatcagCAGCCGGtgagaacacactgaagaaagCAGCACCCAGTatgaacacactgaagaaatcagCTGCCAGTATGAACACACTGAAGAAAGTAGCACCCAGTatgaacacactgaagaaatcagCAGCCAGtgagaacacactgaagaaaaaagCACCCAGTATGAACACACTGAAGAAAGCAGCAGCCAGtgagaacacactgaagaaaaaagCACCCAGtgagaacacactgaagaaagcagcagccagtgagaacacactgaagaaaaaagCACCCAGTatgaacacactgaagaaatcagCAGCCGGTGAGAATACACTGAAGAAATCAGCACCCAGTatgaacacactgaagaaatcagCAGCCAGtgagaacacactgaagaaatcagCAGCCGGtgagaacacactgaagaaagCAGCACCCAGTatgaacacactgaagaaatcagCACCCAGTATGAACACACTGAAGAAAGCAGCAGCCAGTGAGAACACACTGAAAAAAGCAGCAGCCAGtgagaacacactgaagaaagCAGCACCCAGTatgaacacactgaagaaatcagCACCCAGTatgaacacactgaagaaatcagCACCCAGTatgaacacactgaagaaatcagCAGCCGGTGAGAACACACTGAAAAAAGCAGCAGCCGGtgagaacacactgaagaaagCAGCACCCAGTatgaacacactgaagaaatcagCACCCAGTatgaacacactgaagaaatcagCACCCAGTatgaacacactgaagaaatcagCAGCCAGCgagaacacactgaagaaatcagCAGCCAGtgagaacacactgaagaaatcagCACCCAGTAT gaacacactgaagaaatcagCAGCCAGtgagaacacactgaagaaatcagCACCCAGTATGAACACACGGAAGAAATCAGCAGCCAGtgagaacacactgaagaaagCAGCACCCAGTatgaacacactgaagaaatcagCAGCCGGtgagaacacactgaagaaatcagCACCCAGTatgaacacactgaagaaatcagCAGCCAGtgagaacacactgaagaaatcagCACCCAGTATGAACACACTGAAGAAAGCAGCGGCCAGtgagaacacactgaagaaagCAGCAGCCGGtgagaacacactgaagaaagCAGCACCCAGTATGAACACACTGAAGAAAGCAGCACCCAGTatgaacacactgaagaaatcagCACCCAGTatgaacacactgaagaaaaaagCAGCAGCCAGTGAGAACACACTGAAGGTCTTGTTGATCATGCCTGGGCATAGTTGCTCTGTACAGGTCACCACAGCCTTCACTCCCAAGAGGGAAAAACAACCTGGAAAGTAA